Genomic window (Candidatus Bathyarchaeia archaeon):
CACGAGTCCATGAAAAGGTGGTTCCAAGAACTTCTAAAACAACTCGTAGAAAAGAGGAAAGAGGAACCCGAAATCATAAGTTTCGATGATATAATTCCAAAACAGGTTTATGAAAGGATGCTCCAAAACCCAATGTCGAAATTTCGCTTCAGAATAATTGTAGAAGCTGAGGAGATATGTTAAAAGCGTATTCTCTTAGGCTTTAACTTACCCGTTTTGGGGTCAAACAGGAACCCCAAAGTTTCGAGAACAGTTACACCTAAAACGCTTTTATCCTTCTCCTCACCAAACACAACAGGGCCAACAGTCCTCCGCTCCATCAACTCAAAAAACACCACACCAATATCTCTGATGGCTTCCTTGCCATCAGCCAATGAAAGTTTAATTTTGTCGATGGGTTTAACTCCAATCTCCATCAACTTATGCGAAGGCACTACGCTAACAGGAAAGCCAACATCAACAGGCAGATCAACAAAAACAAACTTAAAAGGCTCCTCAACATTCGAAACCTTAACCTTAAAATTTGGATCTCTCACAAAGAAATAACAAGACTAAGCAAAATATTAAATTAGCCCCCAATCTCCCTCGGCGATTCATCCGTGTTACAATAAACGAAAATAAGTGCAATATTATTATGAAAATAGAAAAAGAGGGATTTGCGGGGGATTTCTCCATTAAAAGCGCAAATAGGCTACCCCGGCAGATTTTCCGGATTAGGTATGATTTTAGAGCTTGCTTATTTACGTTTTCTGAAATGACATCCGAGAAGATAATGAGGCTCTTTGGAAAGTTGAAGGCTCTGTTTAAGCGGAGGCTTAAGGCATAGATGGCCTAAACTAAGCCCCCTTTCTTTTTAGCCTTTCAACACTGTCATGTTTTCCAAGGTATACTATATCCGCCATTTCTATGAAAAGTCCTGTTTCCACTATTCCCGGGATTGTTTTCAGCTTTTTCTCCAGTTCCGCCGGTTTTTCTATAGGTCCAAAGTTTGCGTCTATTATGAAGTTGCCGTTGTCCGTTATGATTGGACCCACTTTTCCGGCGCCTTCTCTTATGGTGGGCTTTCCTCCAAGCATGCTTATTTTGCGGATCACTGGGGACGAGGCGAAGGGTAAAACTTCTATGGGGACTGGTTGATCATTTTCGCCGAGCCTTTTCGCTTTTTTCCTCCAGTCTGCGATTATTATAAGGGTTTTTGAGGCTGAGGCTACTATTTTTTCGCGGGTTAGGGCGCCTCCCATGCCTTTGATTAGGTTTAGGTTTTCGTCTATCTGATCTGCACCGTCGATCGTCAGGTCCAAAGTTGGGTTTTCATCTAGAGTTGTTATTGGAATGCCGTTTTTTAATGCCAGCATTAGGGCTTGATATGATGTGGGAACAGCTTTAACGTTGAGGCCTTCACTCCTTATCCTACGTCCAATTTCCTCTGCAGCATAGGTAACTGTGCTTCCACTTCCAAGCCCAATCACAAAGCCATCTTTCACATGCCTAACGGCTTCTAATGCCGCGTTTCTTTTAGCTTTCTCTAACTCTTCGTTTCTAGGTTTCAATTTCCATCTGCCCCAACCTTTCCAAGACTTTCTCTACTTCAGCGCGGATCTCCTCTATACGTTTTTCAGCCTCGGATCTTGGAGGAGGCCTCGGAGATGGCTTTCGCTTCCTCTTTGCCTTTTCCTCGGCTTCCTCTGTTTTTTCCTCCGCCTCTGCTATCTTAGCGGGCTTTGCCGCTGGTATAATTATCTCCTTTATTGGTTTGGCTTCAACTTTTGCACGGAGCTCTTCAATTTTTGCGCTTATCTCGTCGAAGCGTTCGCTAAATAGTTTTACAAGGTCCTCCTGCATGGCTTCAAGCTCGTGTAAAGCTACGATGGACTCGTCTTTTGCAATAGCCTCCTTAATGGTCATCATCCTTTCCTTATAGGTTTGGGCAAGCCGATCCCTTTCCTCCTCAGTTATTTTGCCCTCCGCATGAGCCTCGTAAAGCTTCCTTATGGCGTCGCTTAGAATTTCCCTCTCCAAATCCAGTATTCTAAGTTCCTCCTTAGCCCTCGCCGCCTCCTCTTGGGAAACAGTTCTAACAACCTTAAAGGGTATAAGCGGTTTTGTCCCCTTATCTCCCAAGTTCTCCGCCGTCCGCCCTTCTTGCTCCCTTTTCCCCATTTTCCTCCGTATAGAATACACAATTATGGAGCAGGCGATGATCGTCCCTAGGGTTATCGTTATAAGCGCAATGGCTAGCGGGTCGTCCAAGGGCAAAAGTTTCCCTCTACCTCTCCATTAGATTTTCAATCCTTTGTATATATTAAATTATCCAGCCCAGTCGTTTCTGGAGCATTTTTATACATCTAGTGCTGATAAACTCTGGAAGTGGTGAGGACATGTGAACAGAGAGAAAGTTTTCAAGTATATTAAGGAGCATTTCGATGAACACCTTAAACGTTTGCAGGAGCTCGTTAGGCAAAAGTCCATCTCAGCTGAGGGCCTCGGTATAAGGGAATGTGCAACCCTCGTAAGGGACTATTTTAGGGCTTTGGGATGTAAGGATGCTAGGCTTGTGGAAACCTCCGGCAACCCCGTCGTTTATGGCTATTATGATGCTGGCGCAGAAAAAACCCTGATAGTCTATATGATGTATGACACCCAGCCCGCTGATGAACCGGGATGGGTTATTCCGCCCTTTGAGGGACGAGTTGTCAAAATGGAACCCTTTGGCAAGTGCCTTGTGGCGAGGGGCGCCATAAACACGAAAGGTGAGCTTGGAGCGTTCCTAAACGCCTGTGAGTCCATAATAGCAGTAGGTGAAGAGATACCCCTAAACCTTATTTTCGTGGTCGAAGGCGAAGAGGAGCTTGGAAGCCGTCATCTCCCCGAGTTTATAAACAAGTACCTGGACAAGCTTAGAGAGGCAGATGCTGTTTTCTTTCCAACAGCAGATCAAGATGAGAAGGGAAAAGTGCAAATGACTTTAGGCGTTAAGGGCATAGTGTATTTCGAGCTTGAACTTGACGGAAAAAGCTGGGGCTATGGCCCGACAGAATTTGATATTCATGGAAGCAATAAAGCTTGGGTTGACAGCCCAGTCCTACGGATGATTCAAGCCTTGAGCACATTAACAACAAGGGATGGAAACACGGTTCTAGTGGAAGGCTTCTACGATAATGTGGCTCCTCCAAGCCAGGAGGATCTGGAACTGGTAGAAAAGCTGGCAAAAACCTTCGACGAAGAAACCATAAAAGAGGAGATGAGAGTTGAACGTTTCATAAACAACGTTCACGGGAAAGAAGCATTGCTTAAGTATCTCTACTCGCCAACCCTAAACATCGACGGGATTTGGAGCGGATACACGGGTCAAGGCACAAAAACGGTCCTACCCCACAAGATAACGGTTAAAGTTGACGTGCGCCTAGTTCCCAACATGACCGCGGAGGAGGTTATTCCAAAAATAAGACGCCACCTGGATAAGCACGGCTTCAAAGAAGTGAAAATCGTGCAACTGGAGGAGGGGTACGGATGGGCAAAAACAAGCATTCGGGAACCGGCGGTCCAAGCGGTGTTAAAAACCTACCGCGAATTTGGCTAT
Coding sequences:
- a CDS encoding M20/M25/M40 family metallo-hydrolase; this translates as MNREKVFKYIKEHFDEHLKRLQELVRQKSISAEGLGIRECATLVRDYFRALGCKDARLVETSGNPVVYGYYDAGAEKTLIVYMMYDTQPADEPGWVIPPFEGRVVKMEPFGKCLVARGAINTKGELGAFLNACESIIAVGEEIPLNLIFVVEGEEELGSRHLPEFINKYLDKLREADAVFFPTADQDEKGKVQMTLGVKGIVYFELELDGKSWGYGPTEFDIHGSNKAWVDSPVLRMIQALSTLTTRDGNTVLVEGFYDNVAPPSQEDLELVEKLAKTFDEETIKEEMRVERFINNVHGKEALLKYLYSPTLNIDGIWSGYTGQGTKTVLPHKITVKVDVRLVPNMTAEEVIPKIRRHLDKHGFKEVKIVQLEEGYGWAKTSIREPAVQAVLKTYREFGYEPEIWPLMAGSAPFCMFNREPLNLPFVMGGIGHGGRAHAPNEYIVVGEGGPTGGLITLEKSYVVILDNLAKML
- the rpiA gene encoding ribose 5-phosphate isomerase A, giving the protein MKPRNEELEKAKRNAALEAVRHVKDGFVIGLGSGSTVTYAAEEIGRRIRSEGLNVKAVPTSYQALMLALKNGIPITTLDENPTLDLTIDGADQIDENLNLIKGMGGALTREKIVASASKTLIIIADWRKKAKRLGENDQPVPIEVLPFASSPVIRKISMLGGKPTIREGAGKVGPIITDNGNFIIDANFGPIEKPAELEKKLKTIPGIVETGLFIEMADIVYLGKHDSVERLKRKGA
- a CDS encoding aspartyl protease, with product MRDPNFKVKVSNVEEPFKFVFVDLPVDVGFPVSVVPSHKLMEIGVKPIDKIKLSLADGKEAIRDIGVVFFELMERRTVGPVVFGEEKDKSVLGVTVLETLGFLFDPKTGKLKPKRIRF